CGAGTTGCGACTTGCCACACACCTTGGTAATCTTGGGCACGATGGAGCGGAGCATGGAGAGGCGGTCGTTCAGACGCTTCCGGCGCCGCCTTTCCGCCATGAGGTTCTTGGACGTAGTGCCGCCGTTGAGCTTGCCTCTAGCGTGGGCGCCGGTGAGGACGCCCCTTATCATCTCCGGGCTCTCCCCGGCGCCTCCTGCTCCGAACACGATCGGCACCGGTGACGACGACGACCCACCACCGCGATGCAGGTTGCCGCCGCTGGGGCCGTCCTCCGCCATGGCGTCGTGGAGGGGAAACTGAGACAGCGCCTGGCCGGCCCCGTGGGCGACCCCATGCCGAGGGACGACGCCGACGCAGCTCCTATAAGGATTGCACACTTCGCTGAGGCAGTCGAAGTTGAACTCCTCGTGCGGCCCGTGGGGAGACGTGCCCGGCGGTGGCGCCATGGGCTGCTGAATCGGCCCGGCAAAGTCCATTCCGCTGCTCGCCTCGGTGGTGCCGTCGCCGCCGTAGAGTAGGAGGTCGCTCGTC
This genomic window from Aegilops tauschii subsp. strangulata cultivar AL8/78 chromosome 4, Aet v6.0, whole genome shotgun sequence contains:
- the LOC109735429 gene encoding transcription factor BHLH3 isoform X3, coding for MDQLDEQSFLDELMSLRREEAPVPAPAPWQAYPGSGMMTTSDLLLYGGDGTTEASSGMDFAGPIQQPMAPPPGTSPHGPHEEFNFDCLSEVCNPYRSCVGVVPRHGVAHGAGQALSQFPLHDAMAEDGPSGGNLHRGGGSSSSPVPIVFGAGGAGESPEMIRGVLTGAHARGKLNGGTTSKNLMAERRRRKRLNDRLSMLRSIVPKITKFVIEKQGVGETRIDICCATSPGVLISTVSALEVLGLEIEQCVVSCFGDFAIQASCSQEEGRSRVTSTNEIKQALFTSAGYRGRCL